A window from Azospirillum baldaniorum encodes these proteins:
- a CDS encoding ISAzo13-like element transposase-related protein translates to MDQLHSAFTLADAGGSNSCRSRVWKAQLQEQLCDPCGLAVTVCHYPTGCSKWNPIEHRLFSAISVNWAGVPLRTFDTVVRYIGGTVTAAGLRVTALLKRGGNETGERVSDAEMRRLRLAPHTVCPAWNYTLSPRTNWEE, encoded by the coding sequence ATGGACCAACTTCATTCGGCCTTTACACTGGCCGACGCCGGCGGCTCGAACAGCTGCCGCTCGCGCGTCTGGAAAGCGCAACTCCAGGAACAGCTCTGCGATCCCTGTGGGTTGGCGGTCACGGTGTGCCACTACCCCACTGGCTGCTCAAAGTGGAATCCCATCGAGCATCGGCTCTTCAGCGCGATCAGCGTGAATTGGGCCGGCGTGCCCTTGCGCACCTTCGACACGGTGGTGCGCTACATCGGCGGCACCGTCACCGCCGCGGGGCTGCGCGTCACCGCTCTCCTCAAGCGCGGTGGCAACGAAACCGGCGAGCGCGTTTCCGATGCCGAGATGCGTCGTCTCCGCTTGGCTCCGCACACCGTCTGCCCAGCGTGGAACTACACCCTATCCCCACGAACCAACTGGGAGGAGTGA
- a CDS encoding transposase: MSLRPSLATAVPEETAKVARAAFPRGAKSSGWTASTEFGWETVKVKFSQADCKPCPNRTDCAGPTASRRVMTLRDRREFEALQVARKRERTPEFRAVHALRAGVEATLSQGVRSFGLRRARYVGLAKTHLQHVAIAAAMNLVRIGDWLAGVPIAPTRRSHFGQLVGLAGAT, encoded by the coding sequence ATGTCCCTTCGCCCTAGCTTGGCCACTGCCGTGCCCGAGGAAACGGCCAAGGTTGCCCGGGCGGCGTTTCCCAGAGGGGCCAAAAGCTCGGGTTGGACAGCGAGCACCGAGTTCGGCTGGGAAACGGTGAAAGTGAAGTTCTCCCAGGCTGACTGCAAACCGTGTCCGAACCGCACGGACTGTGCCGGTCCGACGGCGTCCCGCCGGGTGATGACGCTGCGCGACCGACGGGAATTCGAAGCGCTTCAGGTCGCCCGCAAGCGCGAACGGACGCCGGAGTTCCGGGCCGTGCACGCGCTGCGGGCCGGGGTGGAGGCGACCCTGTCCCAGGGGGTGCGCAGCTTCGGCCTGCGCCGGGCTCGGTACGTCGGCCTCGCGAAGACCCATCTCCAGCACGTCGCCATCGCCGCCGCCATGAACCTGGTCAGGATCGGCGACTGGCTGGCCGGCGTCCCGATCGCGCCAACCCGGCGCTCGCACTTCGGCCAACTCGTCGGGCTCGCAGGCGCCACCTGA